The Jannaschia sp. M317 DNA segment CCTCGGTGCCACATCGCGGGGGTTGGCCCCCGTCCAGTGCGGTTTGTCCGCACGGGCGTATGTTGTTGTCTCTACAGTATCCTAGCCGGATACCAATTTCAAATTCTGCCTCGGCACCGGATCGCCGGAGTCGAGACGGTCATAGGGGTCCTGTTCGGACAGCATCATGTCGACGACCTGGCGCAGCAACTGCCGCCGTCCGCGCGCCGAATAGAAGCCGCCCGCCACCTGCGAGGTTTCCAGCAGGTAGTGGCGGTAGTCGCGATAGGCGCGGCTGTCGGGGCGGTCGGGGTTGGCGAAGAAGGCCTCGATCGGCTGATCGGACACGAACTCCGGCTTGGAATAGACCGACCGGCCCAGTGCTTTGACCGGCAACCCGCGCCAGAGCGCCTGCTGCGCGGCGGTCGAATTGACGGTGATCGCGGAGCGCGCCTCGTTCATCAGACCGGCCAGCTTGCCGCCGCGCAGATAGTGGACGCGGCCCTGCAACCCATGCTTGTCGATCAGGCGCTTGATCGTGGCCTTGATCGGCGCGCGTCCATCTTCGAGGGGATGCGCCTTGAGGACGAGGTGGTGGTGCGAGGGGGCACCACGGGCGAAGCCCTCGACCACGACCTCCAGGAATTCGGTCATGGAGGTGAACGGGGAATGGGCCTGAAAGCTGGCGTCATGTTCCAGCTGCATCAGGCAAAGATGATAGGGGAAACCGCCGTGGGTGATCCGCCAGGTGGCAATGCGCCGTTCCAGCGCGGTCAGGGGCATGGTCAGCAAGCGTCTGAGATACAGACGAAATTCCTGCGCGACCGTGATCCGGCGGTGCGGTTTGTAGGTGCGATAGGCCCCGGGGCGGGACACGACGAACCAATGATAGAGCATGCCGTAGAACATGTGATGGCGCATGTCGCCCCAATGGGCGGGCGCGTCCGGCAGATCCAGGTCGAGCTGCGCCAGCGCGGCCTGCATCTGCGGCACGGTCTTGTCCATCAGGCGGGAATTGGCGTTCGATCCGCCACGTTCATAGCTGGTCCACCAGGGGCGCAGGTAGCCCTCTTCGAAGACATGAACGGTCAGGCCGACGGCCCGCGCATGGGCGATGGCCTGGGCATGGATGGGCCGCACGTCGCCATACAGCACGAGGTCGGTGATGCCCTTGTCGGCGACAAGGGCGGCGAAGGTCAGGGGCCAGGTGTCCGCCGGTTTCTGGAAGGGGATGTAGCTGGGGCGGTCGAACCAGAACGCCTCGTCGCCCCGGTTGAAGCCCACACGCCACGCCTCGCACCCCGCCGCCCGCAACAGCCTGGCGAGGCGGTGGAAGAAGGGCCCATGCGGCCCTTGCAGGAACAGGAAGCGGCGCGTTGGGCGCATGTCACCCTCCGATAAGACGCGCTATCGTGGTCCGGGCTGGCGGCAGGGGGAAGGCCATAATGTGGCCGCAATGGGGCACTTGCCCCGAAGATTGCAGGCCGTTAGCTGCAAAATGGCAACGAAAGGCAGCACAATGTTCACCGGAATCGTCACCGACATCGGCATCCTGCGCGCGTTGGAACAGCGCGGCGACCTGCGCGCGCGCATCGGCACGCG contains these protein-coding regions:
- a CDS encoding capsule biosynthesis protein, with translation MRPTRRFLFLQGPHGPFFHRLARLLRAAGCEAWRVGFNRGDEAFWFDRPSYIPFQKPADTWPLTFAALVADKGITDLVLYGDVRPIHAQAIAHARAVGLTVHVFEEGYLRPWWTSYERGGSNANSRLMDKTVPQMQAALAQLDLDLPDAPAHWGDMRHHMFYGMLYHWFVVSRPGAYRTYKPHRRITVAQEFRLYLRRLLTMPLTALERRIATWRITHGGFPYHLCLMQLEHDASFQAHSPFTSMTEFLEVVVEGFARGAPSHHHLVLKAHPLEDGRAPIKATIKRLIDKHGLQGRVHYLRGGKLAGLMNEARSAITVNSTAAQQALWRGLPVKALGRSVYSKPEFVSDQPIEAFFANPDRPDSRAYRDYRHYLLETSQVAGGFYSARGRRQLLRQVVDMMLSEQDPYDRLDSGDPVPRQNLKLVSG